The sequence ACTTCCAACCAACACATGCCAAGACAGCGCGGGTAGGAGGGTCAGCAGGTTCATACACTGATCTGCTCCAATATGTCTGTCAACAAAGCTTAGCAAACAGTTTTATAGGAACATCGCATACACAGCTCATATGAGGATGTTTTTATGACTGAACGCGTGTTATTCTGCATGCCTGTGGTAGTAATGAAGCTCAGTAGTaatggggggaggggggcttACTATAGGAACCAATGAAAGTAGGGTGGGTTCATgactgtcagccaatcagagacgaGTCACCTTTCACCTCAAAACCTGCAGTGAGCCACTTATATCCCCCCAACAGTTATCAATACACAGTGAAATATCACCGTGCATTGATAACTGTCTGCCTCGAGACTTTACATAACGACACAGTTATTTTAGGTTATTTATCTAAGTTACTGTTGCATTCATGCATAcgaccatacacacacacacacacacacacacacacacacacacacacacacacacacacacacacacacacacacacacaatgcattaGAGCGAAACAAGGTCGTTAATGTTAATGTGCAACATGTCAGTTAAGTTATAGTTCAATCTACCTCGCTGCTTCGTTTCACTTATGATTTAATGGCACAACCACCAACAGTCACTTTCAGCGTTTAGTCAGCAGTGACTGGACAACAGTTCATTTATTAAACTGTTCAAGCACCAAACCGCGAATAAAGTAGCAttaatggccaaaaaaaaaaaaaaatcaaggtcaAGTTTATCGAAAAGGGAAAGACGTTGTACATAAATTTATACATCTGCCTGGAGACATATTACCGTGTAATTATCCACAGTGAGCTGTGGTGATAGAAACAGCTCTGCTCGGTGGGACCAGCACACACAACCCATTCTTTAATGTTTATAAAAGTGCGCGTGACAAAGCAATaaagaaaatgctgtttttctgtcacgGGTCTGGTATGCATATATTACCATAAAACTGCCAGATCTGTGAATGAGTCCGCCTGAGCTTTCTCTCAACACTGCTCTGCTTTCATTTCTCATGCTGAGTTTGTACAAAGTAACGAGCACGCGCTACAATCAGTATCATTTAGTTCAATAATTGTAAAGTAGCTGACAATAATCATCTTGTGTGAAGTTCTCCCCACCTGTTAGCGGCAGCTCTCCCCGGCTTCTTGCTCCTGAACACGCGCGGAGCGCACAATAGTAGTACGCGAGtgttaaaaactacaacttCCTGCCACAcgtttcaaaataaaatccgTACTATTTACATATGTTCTTcgtagatagatagatagatagatagatagatagatagatagatagggtCTACAGATGCGATGAAAGTTCCACTTCTGACACATCCTAGAGGACCCCACGTAGCTGCACAAAAATTTCCAGATCATTTCACTGTTGAATTTCACAATCGCTcgcttgaaaaatgaaacattttaagtgttattttgtaattttcagGAGAATGTACTAATTTTTGCAACATGGCCTTTTACAATTTTGACAAGAAAATCATCTTTTCCTGTTTAGTATTGACATTTATCATTGGTACCTGATAAACGAAAGGAACAttacagatagatagatagatagatctgATATTATGAAGGGCTTTGCTGCTTACAGGACCTTAATGTGCATTGTGGAGTCACATTAATGGAAATATAATCAATCTTcatcagagacaaaaaaatcacataattaCTATCAACAAAGACATAATGTAGAAATGATTAAGGGATAATGATTCATGAGCAAAACCCCACAAAATCCATCAACTTGTAggaatgttttcagtttaatttcCATCATATGTACATTCAATTTATAACAAGATCCAGTGCAACAACTTAAGACTGATAAGACGTGGTAGAAAAGTAAACTGCATCACAATAATAATGTCTCTTTAAGCCTCCGTGATGTTCTTAAACACATAATGTGATTAATACAGACAGGTGCATTTATCTCTTTCTGTTGGTCACATAGACAAACAAACTTTTCCATTTAAAACAAGACTATTTCCTCAGAGAACAGTAAGAAATTCACATTTGAACCGAGTATATGACTGGTATTAATCTTTATATTGGCTGTGCTTTTCCATTAGCTTGATGTCAGTTGTGTTGGCTATTAagtaatttaataaaaacataagaatTGACTGTATTCATGGAAATGGATGAAATTTAAAGCTtcagaacatgaaaaaaaagaggaaaagaacatGAACATTTCCAAAGTAACCACACACAAGTGTGTTCAGGGGAAATGTTATTAACTACAtaacaaacaatgaaaattatacaaatgattaaaaaaaaacaacaaaaaaaacgcACAATttgtaaataacatttttcattgGTGTAGCTTTCACGGACCAGCCCAGACTAACATAAACAAGTtacatatgtttttcttttttttaaaatctgacatatcttttaaaacataaaaataaaactgcaaaggcatcttggacttttttttaaaactttaaatacaaaTCCTTTTGTTCcagtgttaaaataaataaataatataattcaAAATGCATTGAAACATTCAACACATACTGATCAAAGGCTCTGTCGTTCAGTTTGTAAGTGGACAAAATGTCTTTACAACCAGTGATACCAAAGAGACTATTGTATTACCAATTGAAGCAGTCCTAAATTTAGAGGTGGGTGAGCTATCTATGTTTTAATTGACACAAGCTGCTGTTTGGAGTCCAGACTTGATGTTTGAAATACCTGCAACACAACGACTGTCTGGAGTAAAACATGTCTGCAATGCTAATATGGATTAGAATCATTCAAAATTATAATTCTACATTTTCCACATGAAAACTTGGTTTTCCATGTTAGTAAAGGAACTTTAACGGCATTTGATTGGTTGGTTTCAAAGTCTATAGCTCAGATGGATATAACTGCTGTTACAACGGGAAAACTGAAATACTGAAAGACTACGATGgttactttctgtttttgtgtcctGCAAGAAGCACTTTGTGTCAAGTATTGaatatattagatttttttctcaatcttTGCATCAAGTTTCTCTCTCAGCTGTCTTTCATCTCACATGTCGCAAGTCCTTTGCTGTCAAAAAGCACGTTTCGCATACCGCCAGTCTTGCCATTGCTTCAGTACTTGCGTACTTGCTTCAGTATTTTGTCCTCAGACAGCAatgtacaacaaaaaaaatgaaacgcTTTATGGTAAAATATGTGGAGGTCAGCTGGGGCAGAAGGAGCAGTGAATCCCCCCCGTCAGGTCAGTGATGGCTCCCTCTTTGACAAGGCTTTGTAGGAGCTTGGTCTCTTTGTCCACGTTGTGCATCTTCTGCTGCAGCATGGCGCTCATGGGCAGGTGGTCATAGTAGTGCAGTGGCGCCCCCTGCTGGGATAGGTTGTACCCAAAGCCTGCCAGGCTGACCTCGTCACACAGCAGACTGGCTAAATTCAGTGCAGAGACACCCAGGGTGGGCACATTCTGCAGAAAAAGACAAGCAACAAGACTAAGCATTAATAGTTTTCTTATCATTATGATAgatattcattttctttctttacctcAGTGGGCTCACATCAGTGTAATTAATCACTTTATCCTCCTTGTTGTCATGTGCCCTTGACAGATCTACTAACTTAGCATAGACTGTTGAGTGATAGTAGGTGActatcaatttttaaaaatgagaaaatagcTCATACCAGGTCTATTACTTGACGTAGatgttaaataaatttaaatggTATTTTGCTGGAGGTTTAGATTACCAGGAGAAGCTGGTAAAATTTACAGTTATGATACaacaaaaagcacaaatgtgCCGTTGCTCAGTAAAAATATACAAGTGGTTCTCACTCAGCATGGTTTATGTTAAAGGTCCAGAATCAAATATGAGGGACACGAGAACGATCTTGGTGTCAATGTTATCATTTGTTAACAGCTCTCCTGAGCTCAATCTTCACACCTTCAATACAGATAATATGAAGTAGGGATGTGACAGTAACTGATACAATCTAACTATCTAATCTAACtgtaaagcaaggaatctcgGTCTGTCTGTATGAATGTCCTTCGCTTATCTCAAGAACCgttcatctgatcaacttcaAACTTGTCGGATATGTTGCTGGGGACCtaaggaagtgcagtgttgaatttggtACAATTTGGGACATAcgacatgtttaatattatttaactttgaataaacaagtgaacagcgagccgctcagctctgtgtcagAGTGCTGCGTGgactgtttgatataaacactgtcacatcagAGCGGGacggggcttctgggctctgacttgctgagCAAGACAAAGGCACGCGCCCCGTTAAGTTAAACTGCCCGAGAGGAAAGAACGAGTGCACTAGGGTTGGGTGATGTCTACAGAATTGGCCTATGACGATGTCCACAGTGAAGCATCGCCATGGACGATGTTATCAGAGAGGGGTCGATGCTAAATTACGCCTATTGGCTCTTTACTTGCAAaatttttattgcacttacagtaacgttaCAAGTGTCGTCGTCAACTGGAGTACTTCATGTGgctcactgtctctcctctgctccgctcagaggacacacactcacacacacacacagacacagagtgcTCAACCCCACCCACAGtgaaacaggagaggagagaaacttagcgtgaccataaatgacagcaaaacacagtagacactatttatttatgttatttacctaatttatgtgcactcgtttcatttcagctcagtgtttgcgtctactgcattttgctgtcatttgtGGTCGCACTAAGTttctctcctgtcctctgttTCACCGTGGGCGGGGCTGAGCACTccgtgtgtgtgcgagtgtgtgtccTCTGAGCGGAGCAGCGGAGAGACAGTAAACCAGGTCCACTTGACGACAAATAACTACACTCCTtgcattactgtaagtgcaataaaagctttgagAGTAAAAAGCCATTAAGAGTAATGTAATCCacacaaaagatggacagaccCATCAGTTGCCCATCAGCCCAACCCTAGAGTGCACaaggagaaaaaagacagaggcgaaggcagtaaaactagccaataggagtgCAGACAGATTGCAGATCGATCAATGGAAGGCTGTAAACTGCTTCTTtggttcaacctcagtttattCTCACTGTTGAcgtttctgtctggattaaaaccatttaatttattaattctttCTCGTTTAAATTACTACATTAGTCagttgatatatatatatatgcaagtAATAAGCAATTAGCCCATTCCGAATAGGCACGTTTGGAACAGGCACCGCACTAGTATCATTACAACGTGAATGGTTGTGGTGGTTACTTTAGTCAGTGCTGCAGtaaccaaaaccaaacacaaGGTGGAGCCACTTCTACACAGCAAAGTGTGGACATCTGCACTTGTTGGGAAACACATTTGTCACTTTTCTCACAGAGGAAGCAAGTGTTATGTCTGCAAAAAAGACAACTGGCTCCCTGTCAAAGAGGATTTGGTCTAAAGtatgtttaaatgttcaaaaacgACTACCAGCCACAGAGATAATGATTTCTCTCTGTACAATATACAGTTAAAGTTGTAGTATGTCttattttaattacaattttctTATATTTCAGTGATTATGTAATGAGCACCGTATGATCAGATTAGTTTGGCTGAGCACATGCCTACAGAAAAGTATGAACTAAGATTGTTTACGAGTACCTGAGTTGAtgagaatatactgtatgtggtaCAGTCCAATAGGAAATCCAATTAACTacatatatctttatttttcttatcaaaGTTCATATAGTTTATTTGATTTGCACATGAGCAAATGTGTTTGCTTGTCTGACTAATGGTTCTACTGGGCAAAGTACAGTAAGTGCACACACAACTACTGCACATGTATGTAGTTAATGCaatgaatataaatgatttttttttttaaactacttttaAATTTGGACTGTTTAATATATCTAACTATAAACAGTCACATGTAGTAAGTAACcaactgttaaataaataaataaataagacaaagtaaaataagataagaatacaagtaaaatagaaataaaagtgtcctacagtaaatacaggcaaattttttattacattttataaccTTATCAAATATAATAAACTACGTTTTACaaatctgtctttgtgtttttttttattgcttatgtGGGTGTTATCCTGGTTATGAgaacatacagacaaacagatggacTCCCTGCTTTGGGAGGTGTCTATTACCTGGTCCCAGCCCCAGAGGCGCTGTGTGGGTGGGAGGTATTTTAGCAGGTCCAGTGCGGTCTCTCTGATGACATGCGGGTTGAGAAGTCTGAACATGTTGCGCTCCAGAGGGATTTGATCTGGAACCTTCTGCCAGAAGAAGAGCCAGTCCCACAGAGGCTGCCACACAAAGCACACATCTGTCATAGATCAGTACAGTACAGACGAGTTTTATCTATACAAATGATTCTTTATCGGAGCTGCAGGCCGCTTTTGAGTCTTGGTTAAACAAAGACTATTATGTGATGGCATCCAGATTAGAAACAGTAGGAGGAGCAGGCCAGTGTGATGTAGAAATGTTTGCTGGTTCGTTTCGCTACTCAACACGGAGATCTGTTCCGAGTAGGGTCGAGTAAAACTGACTTCCTGTGAGAAGAATGaagtcctctcctctctctttctctctctccctttccaCAAATTGTCTAGTGTATTTTATCCATCCTATCATGTCACTCTGTCTCCTTCTTATTCACCATGAAGCTGGTTTAATGACTCCTATTTCATTAATAATATGTAACAATTAATtatgttaatataataataactgtCATACTTTGAAAACCCCTGCTCAAGCGCTTAGGGAAAACTGAATGGTTGAGCGGTCTGGTCTAATGCTTGTTAACCACATCCACCCGCAGTTTCAGGCAGGTTTCGAGAGTTAATGTGTGAACTCTGTATGTGTTCGGAAATAAGCAAAGTGCAGCTGCAAGAAGTGAGAATATGCCCATACTTGtcagtttatttctgtgtttttagtAGTTTCTCTCAATTGTTTTATaatgtttcacactttttttacAAATTCAGATTAGTTCCTCAAACGCCATTATTTTTCTTGAGATTGTGTTCCTCTTATTGCAGATGATTTGACTGCTTTCTACTGTAAATGTATGAGCATATCAGCTGTTTCTGTggattaaagaaaacaaaaaaaaaatcacccacTCATTGACAAAATCAAAGGTTTGGCCTGATCAAGTCAAATCTGATTTGCACCTATTTCACAAACATTACAGTAAGTTTCTGCCTTTAtcttttaatacaaaaaaaaaactatgttaACTTATGCAGGAATTCAACCAATAAACTGTAAATTTTCTGATGGTCAAAATCATAGCCAGAATTTCCAGAACAAAGCTGCCCATTGTTGAATTTATGCTGACATTTGATATCTTTAAATGTGATCATTTTCATATCAAAAGACAGCACTGTATGTgtggaaagacagaaaactctctaaaaaaaaaaaagccaaaagtctaatactgtaaatataacaatTTAGACATATGTACTGGATGTGAGCACTACTCACCACAGTGAGCTTGTTGATCATAGCGGACGTCCAGCTGATGTCTCCGCCTTTATACACCACAGCTACGAACAGAGTTTGTGCGTCTGTGTCGACCCAGCGGAGCGGCGTGCCCTCCGGGTAACTCATCCTGATGCTGGTTCGATTCCCGACATCGACGCTGAACTCTCCCAGAGGACCGCTGTTTAACCTGGGtgagggagacacacacacagagtcactgATTAACAGATTTTCAGTGCAATTCGTTGACTTATACGGCTCTCTTGGTTATGCACAGTGGGAACTGTCAGTAATAAGACTTTGGTATAAGTTGAGGATCATTATAGCGTTAAATCAGATTGATACAGTCATATCACcacatgtataatgtatgtataGATGAGAATAAATGCTTTGTTACACTTAGTGGCAATTTCCATCATAAACATTATAATTGAGTTCATGTTTATCGTTCGGCAGCTGACAGGAAATAAACTTGGACTCAAGCTGTTTCCTAGCGACACAATTTTAATGTAATAGAGTGCAGTGATAAAGAGTGAGCTTTCCAAAAAGACACATGGTTTTAATCcaacatcttccactgtctttttttttttttttttttattacctgaTGATGATGTCAAAGCGGTCAATCAGTGGGCCCAGGTCAAGGCCTCTGAGAATGCCTCCGTTTCCCATGACCACACAGCGTCGACATTTCTCTGATTTTTCCTGCTGGGACGCAGAGTCTGGCagctttaaaggaaaattcacAGATGATAAGGTTTGTGTCttgaaaaatacagtacagtaaaaaacataaaaatgcactttgtcatattcatattcattcatatgCATATGTCATGTTGTTGAATAATAAAAGGACGCTTGGGGGCTGAAATGTTGTTATTCTTGGGAAAAATACTCCCCACGGCCAGACATCCAGTGTTTGTGTACTGTTTTGGCTTATATTTGTTTGGCTTTTTTATACCACAATGAAGATGATCTAATcaaaaaaatgggaaaagcaTTTTGTTTCTTATGTATCGAGTTCTAAATCATATTTGTGGATTCTTCTTTGgattcttcattttttcatctttttttccagcTCAGATATCATCACATCACTAATCATTTTATTAATAGATTGAAAAATACTAGCAGGGATGTTTACGGGCAACTTTCACAGAGGTTGAAATGTTTCCATTCGTTGCACTTCTGGCCAGATTATATCAGTGCAGCTACTTTGCCCTCACTCTAAACTCAGTTATCAGTTCCCGCTCAGCCAGCAATGTTATCAGTTAAGCAAAACCTTTCATGCAGATtatattatttatcaaaaagcCTCTTTGACCTTCACCGCTCACCCTTAGAGCTTCACTTTATTGTCTAGATATTATTCCGACAAGAGGTGCAGCAGTGATTTACTGCGTTTACTGTTTGGAATAAGTTGGTCAAAGTCAGCTCCTACTAGAGCTGGAAACCAAAGTCACTTCTAGGTGTCTACAAGTGCATTATGACCATTAATAACTACAGATACAGATATCAAAAAAGTATTACTAAACTATATTGAACTGAGAAAAACTGAAGATATCATTCATTGAAATATAAATACTAGTCAAAACTGAATGTAGATATCTTGAATTTAATGTTAACATTCAGCCTGTAAAGTAAATTCCTACTTATTAGTAAGATTGTCATCAGAATTATCATACGTTCTTGTGTTGATTAGacataaatgtaatatatcTGTAATCTGAGTCTCTTATTATAATCTATTATatctgaaaaacagattttaatctcaatgagatgtttacctggttaaataaaaaaaaaagagtatagAAATTTGGAGTAGTAAAACAGTATGTGGAAATATACTGAATTATCATTGGTGCTAGTCAGattgtaaatattttcatcatcattctgATTGCCCACAAAATAATTATTCCTCATCAAACTGCATGTGCACATGTTTCAAATATAATTACTGTTAGTCaagtaaaacttttaaatgtttaaaaaaaaaaaagaagaagcagctggCTACTGTCGTTGTGTCCCGCTGTTCTACTTCCCTTACCACATTGTATTTAGAGTTACTCTATTAAAACCACAAGCCACATCCTGCTGTTTTGTGTGCAGTTATGTGCCAGAACAAAGCTGACACAAATCTGAGAGTGATATGTGGTAGAAGCAGCTGTCAATAAAGGTCAAACCCTTCATATCAAAACACACCTAAAAACAAAGCTTTCCCAGATAGCATATGGAAGTGGGCCACATCAGGCAATGATtcggcactgctggccttcttctgacccagaaaaaaaaaaggacgtgagcctgaaatggcccgcatgtaaaatagcaaatatggcccaaatatccaaAATCAAATGATGTGGTGGTGCTCTCAGGTGTTCTGGATGTGGgtcagttctggtttatctggtttgttcttggttgacatacggcttgcttgtggcccagatctgggaaacatcATTCCACGTGGTATGTGGGCCGGATGAAACCGCCCCCAAGTGTCGGGTTTGGCCCGGATCTGAGCCTCAGCAATTTTGCTTTCTGGGTTGAGCGTTTACAAGATTAGGTGTTCTGGTATCTCCTCTTGTCACATGGCCAGGAACACACCAAGTGCCattcaattaattttattaCCCTGTAATAATTATCAAATACTGTATGGATGAAATAGAAACGATAGAGCGACAGAGATATAGAAGTTGTATTCACCTGCTTGAGCAGGTCCTCCACTTTGCCCCGGAGGCCTCTGAACCCAAATGGGGGCGGATACAGAAAGAGGTCATCAGGAAGCGGCGTGTCCTTCCAGAGGAAAGGCTGAGTCGCAGGACTGGAAGCAGAGAGTCGAGCTAAAAAACTCTGCCTGCTTCTGCCGCGATGACACTGACCCTCCAGAACACTGTGTACATAATCCTGCACTAGCTGCAAGTAAAGAAGAGGTCATGTGAACAAGATATGCTGGAAACTCTAATGACATCCACAAGGTCATTACAATCTGACTCCAGAACCTGTTTTACTGCAGTCCAGACATGTAGGCGTAGCCATAAATGGTATGTGTACATGCTGGTATTTAGGATTATATGTTATGAATCAGAGGCACAAAGGCTCAGTCTGTGGCCACGCATAACTACTGGCAaccactttaaaaataaaaaaaaaaacattgtgaaaacagtaaaagtgaACAGTGTTAAAGCAGTTACAACTATTTGTGTAACATGCATAAGTCAGACACACTCTCTTTATGATTGTTGTCCCTTTCAACATGGAGGGAAACTATGTGGCCTTTCCAGAACATCTTTGAAAAACTACATGCACAACTGGCTTCAACAActaaacatctttttttcaatACCTCACTTCACTCAGTATGAaggaacatgtttttaaaaaaaaaggcttttccCCTATTCGACCACATAAACCAAATTACTTCtgctatcattattattattattattattattattatacatacatttttatttaaatttggcAACGTCTGATCCAAGAATGAGTACAGTTATCTGACAAGTTAAAAACTTACCCTAAAGAGTCTGATAGTGGAGCATAATTAATTCCCttgaataaattaaatcttCTTACTTAATTGTAATTCATATAGTCACATGATCTAATCATGTGTACCATGAAAATCCATGCATTAAGTCTATTGTGTTATATGGGATGGTGCCACTACAGGGAATCAAtctgaaatgcttttttttaacactcCATTAGACACTGTAACATGTGTGGATCTGCTGTTAAAACTCTCAGCGCTCTTACCCACAATTCTGAATACTGACCTTTTTATGTGCAGGGTTGACGTGCAAGTCCACAGGTTTGCTTTTCTCTGTCCCGAACTGCGCTAAAGTGACCATCGCCAAATACAGAAAACCTAAAAGAGCACCCAGCACTAACACAcgcctggacacacacacacacacacacacacacacagggcaagATGTAGAAAGTGGGGGGAAGGAGGCATGCCCACATAGAAGAGAGAATTGTTAATTTA comes from Thunnus maccoyii chromosome 8, fThuMac1.1, whole genome shotgun sequence and encodes:
- the st3gal5 gene encoding lactosylceramide alpha-2,3-sialyltransferase isoform X1; translation: MEGARPLRVRGIQSSAEKPEEFPLSSVSEDNMRCWGALRRVLVLGALLGFLYLAMVTLAQFGTEKSKPVDLHVNPAHKKLVQDYVHSVLEGQCHRGRSRQSFLARLSASSPATQPFLWKDTPLPDDLFLYPPPFGFRGLRGKVEDLLKQLPDSASQQEKSEKCRRCVVMGNGGILRGLDLGPLIDRFDIIIRLNSGPLGEFSVDVGNRTSIRMSYPEGTPLRWVDTDAQTLFVAVVYKGGDISWTSAMINKLTVPLWDWLFFWQKVPDQIPLERNMFRLLNPHVIRETALDLLKYLPPTQRLWGWDQNVPTLGVSALNLASLLCDEVSLAGFGYNLSQQGAPLHYYDHLPMSAMLQQKMHNVDKETKLLQSLVKEGAITDLTGGIHCSFCPS
- the st3gal5 gene encoding lactosylceramide alpha-2,3-sialyltransferase isoform X2, with amino-acid sequence MRCWGALRRVLVLGALLGFLYLAMVTLAQFGTEKSKPVDLHVNPAHKKLVQDYVHSVLEGQCHRGRSRQSFLARLSASSPATQPFLWKDTPLPDDLFLYPPPFGFRGLRGKVEDLLKQLPDSASQQEKSEKCRRCVVMGNGGILRGLDLGPLIDRFDIIIRLNSGPLGEFSVDVGNRTSIRMSYPEGTPLRWVDTDAQTLFVAVVYKGGDISWTSAMINKLTVPLWDWLFFWQKVPDQIPLERNMFRLLNPHVIRETALDLLKYLPPTQRLWGWDQNVPTLGVSALNLASLLCDEVSLAGFGYNLSQQGAPLHYYDHLPMSAMLQQKMHNVDKETKLLQSLVKEGAITDLTGGIHCSFCPS